A genomic window from Ruminiclostridium cellulolyticum H10 includes:
- a CDS encoding carbohydrate-binding protein, translating to MKRKILSVLLLVTMTTALFSATPMNTASAASTDFVLDGNNIKAGNINGLTFKGFGVLSGNSSSALLMDYKSEHPEKYTELLQILFGGKNPIMTHVKIEMGNDRNNSTGPDPSTMRWENETANVKRHPGFQLAADAKKVNPNLKVSILRWNAPGWANSNDKIYTWYKNTILAAYRQYGYMIDYVNPGVNEQTPNLTWTKQYAQRIKTDSTGFNNAEERALYNNIKVVISDEVSVGSFGDDMVSDSTLRDAVSVAAYHYNTDDNSLGSFKQLAESFDKEVWNSEAQATFSNSSFRPNNNMKDPTVAGTGIGGTNGPLEMGNTVIKGFVNSRRTHFIYQPVIGSFYEGGQYSFKELVSARDPWSGWIHYDAGLVILRHFSWFSKAGWENESNTAGVWRAVPQASFTGATGTNPVNGRNGTPSYMTLASPDKHDFSTIFINDSEYSKTYTFKTINMAYSGNPSLEVWETRAADKGASFNSNYMKYTGTVSTNSSGVYTVNVKPYSIVTVTTLSNSGKAEFNTPLPVEGDRPVLDTDKTGSMQDTRDNILYADNFDYSSKTAPVIAEGGQITGTQSYIDSRGGSKSAIPRYASDRNGAFEVYLPDGSSNYILRQQVNQSSMGLGGTWNNGNPITGIGDNRWMNYKASVDVSFEHNSTEGGNNYAAIGARQQGGENSHYLNGTPYILKFWFDGGWSLLVNGSSVANGNVASGSGGVKISGFNTAYNAWHNISIMVADNKVTAYLDNTILYTYTDTTQRLSGRIDLASGYYNTCFDNLKVETIDGYAPYYSEMLDNLEMYDLSSVSATKLVYGGSWAHENGKSMYNYQRSLSTSQGIGATIQYSFTGTGLDILGANNGSAKLEVTVDGRVVNSSVGTMVSGNLHQNFTLHGLEYGKHTVCLKVLSGTMVVDAVGVVANIAGASEIPVEQSAYSRIEAESYSNQSGIQTETCSEGGEDVGFVENGDYTVYNNVDFGDGVGGFQARVASATSGGNIEIRLDSSTGTLIGTCPVAGTGDWQTYTDAKCTVSGVTGKHDVYLVFKGDSGYLFNLNWFTFSEKTVIGNLGDINSDGQVDAIDLQVLKKYLLQLGEIGDTKLADLDANGEINAIDFSLLKQFLLGTIISFPGEAL from the coding sequence ATGAAAAGAAAGATTTTATCTGTTCTTTTGCTTGTCACAATGACTACAGCATTGTTTTCAGCTACACCGATGAATACCGCTTCAGCCGCAAGTACGGACTTTGTACTAGACGGAAACAATATCAAAGCGGGCAACATCAACGGTCTCACATTTAAGGGGTTCGGCGTCCTCAGTGGAAACAGCTCAAGTGCACTGTTGATGGATTACAAGTCGGAGCATCCTGAGAAATATACAGAATTACTGCAAATTCTGTTCGGTGGAAAAAATCCGATTATGACACATGTCAAAATTGAGATGGGTAATGACCGTAACAACTCCACCGGACCAGATCCCTCAACAATGCGTTGGGAAAATGAGACGGCTAATGTCAAAAGACACCCCGGATTTCAACTTGCGGCTGATGCCAAGAAGGTGAACCCCAATCTTAAAGTCAGCATATTACGCTGGAATGCCCCCGGTTGGGCAAATAGCAATGATAAGATTTATACATGGTATAAGAACACCATATTAGCAGCATACCGTCAATATGGTTATATGATTGATTACGTAAACCCGGGGGTCAACGAACAAACACCGAATTTAACCTGGACTAAGCAATACGCCCAGCGTATCAAAACAGACAGTACAGGTTTTAACAATGCTGAAGAACGGGCACTTTACAACAATATTAAGGTGGTGATTTCCGACGAAGTTTCCGTCGGTTCCTTCGGGGATGATATGGTCAGTGATTCCACCCTTCGTGATGCCGTATCTGTCGCTGCATATCACTATAATACTGATGACAATAGCTTGGGAAGTTTCAAACAGCTTGCCGAATCCTTTGACAAAGAGGTGTGGAATAGTGAAGCACAGGCCACTTTTAGTAATTCGTCCTTTCGTCCCAATAACAATATGAAAGATCCAACAGTAGCAGGAACCGGCATAGGAGGCACAAATGGGCCACTGGAAATGGGAAATACTGTTATAAAGGGGTTTGTAAATTCAAGGAGGACACATTTTATCTATCAGCCAGTCATTGGGTCCTTCTATGAGGGTGGGCAGTACTCTTTTAAGGAATTGGTATCCGCACGTGATCCTTGGTCCGGGTGGATTCACTATGATGCCGGTCTTGTCATACTTCGGCATTTCAGTTGGTTTTCAAAGGCTGGCTGGGAAAATGAGAGTAATACCGCAGGGGTTTGGAGGGCTGTACCTCAGGCGAGTTTCACAGGTGCGACGGGTACGAATCCTGTTAATGGGCGTAATGGCACTCCCAGTTATATGACACTAGCTTCTCCGGACAAGCATGATTTTTCAACTATCTTCATTAACGATAGTGAATATTCCAAAACCTACACGTTTAAGACCATCAATATGGCTTATTCGGGAAACCCCTCGCTGGAAGTATGGGAAACTAGAGCAGCTGATAAGGGAGCATCTTTTAATAGTAATTACATGAAGTACACTGGAACGGTTTCCACAAATAGCAGCGGAGTTTATACAGTAAACGTAAAACCTTATTCGATTGTTACAGTTACAACATTAAGTAACAGTGGAAAAGCAGAGTTCAATACGCCTCTTCCGGTGGAGGGGGACCGCCCGGTTCTGGATACAGACAAGACAGGTTCAATGCAGGATACCAGGGATAATATATTATATGCTGACAACTTTGATTATTCCAGCAAAACTGCCCCTGTCATAGCGGAGGGGGGACAAATCACAGGAACCCAAAGTTATATAGATTCCCGAGGAGGCTCAAAAAGTGCTATACCACGTTATGCCAGCGACAGAAACGGTGCATTTGAAGTGTATCTTCCTGACGGGTCCAGCAACTATATCCTTCGCCAACAGGTGAATCAGTCAAGTATGGGGCTTGGGGGCACATGGAATAATGGTAATCCAATCACCGGCATTGGAGATAACCGTTGGATGAACTATAAGGCAAGTGTGGATGTTTCATTTGAACACAACAGTACAGAGGGCGGTAACAATTATGCTGCAATCGGTGCCAGACAGCAGGGTGGTGAAAATTCACACTACTTAAATGGTACTCCTTATATACTGAAATTCTGGTTTGACGGCGGTTGGTCGCTACTAGTAAATGGAAGTTCCGTGGCAAATGGTAATGTAGCAAGCGGCTCGGGTGGAGTGAAAATCAGTGGTTTTAATACAGCTTATAATGCATGGCATAACATCTCTATCATGGTTGCAGACAATAAGGTGACTGCGTATCTGGACAATACCATCCTTTATACCTATACAGATACTACCCAAAGATTGTCCGGGCGTATTGATCTGGCAAGCGGCTATTACAATACTTGTTTTGACAATTTGAAGGTTGAAACAATAGACGGTTATGCACCTTACTACTCTGAAATGCTGGACAATCTGGAAATGTACGATTTGTCTTCTGTTTCTGCTACAAAGCTTGTTTACGGCGGTTCTTGGGCACATGAAAACGGCAAATCCATGTACAATTACCAACGATCACTTTCCACGAGCCAGGGAATAGGTGCTACTATTCAGTATTCATTCACTGGCACCGGGCTGGACATTCTTGGAGCCAACAACGGTTCTGCTAAGTTAGAGGTAACTGTTGATGGAAGAGTTGTTAATTCCTCAGTGGGAACCATGGTTTCAGGGAATTTACACCAAAACTTTACGCTTCACGGTCTTGAGTACGGTAAGCATACGGTTTGTTTGAAGGTGTTAAGTGGTACTATGGTTGTCGATGCTGTTGGGGTTGTTGCAAACATAGCCGGTGCTTCGGAGATACCCGTTGAACAATCTGCGTATTCAAGGATAGAAGCAGAGAGCTACAGCAACCAGTCAGGAATCCAGACAGAAACCTGTTCGGAAGGCGGAGAGGATGTGGGCTTTGTTGAAAACGGCGACTATACTGTTTACAACAATGTGGATTTCGGCGATGGTGTCGGAGGCTTCCAAGCAAGAGTAGCAAGTGCAACCAGTGGAGGCAATATTGAGATCAGGCTTGACAGCTCTACCGGGACTTTGATAGGAACTTGTCCTGTTGCCGGAACAGGGGATTGGCAGACTTATACTGATGCAAAATGTACTGTCAGCGGGGTAACAGGAAAACATGATGTATACCTTGTATTTAAAGGAGATAGCGGATATTTATTTAATCTTAACTGGTTTACATTTAGTGAGAAAACTGTCATAGGGAATTTGGGTGATATAAACTCGGACGGACAAGTAGATGCAATAGATTTACAGGTATTGAAAAAGTATCTTTTGCAACTAGGGGAAATTGGAGATACGAAGCTGGCAGATTTGGATGCCAACGGAGAAATTAACGCAATCGATTTTTCATTACTCAAACAATTTTTACTGGGTACTATTATTAGTTTTCCGGGAGAAGCACTATAA
- a CDS encoding beta-L-arabinofuranosidase domain-containing protein, whose protein sequence is MLKTMSILLPCLLIFSLIFSVQIPLSASAANVELLKQFDMEQVKITDTYYVNALNKEVAYLQAIDPNRLLVGFKKTAGLSTTYSYYGGWENNTLIQGHTMGHYMSALAQAYKNTKSDPTVNADLKSRIDLIISELQACQNKNGNGYLFATPATQFDVVEGKASGSSWVPWYTMHKIMSGLLDIYKFGGNQTALTIATNLGNWIYKRVNAWDSATQSRVLGVEYGGMNDCLYELYKLTGNGNHLTAAHKFDENSLFNTIAAGTNVLPGKHANTTIPKFIGALNRYSTLGTSESSYLKAAQQFWAIVLKDHTYVTGGNSEDERFRDAGKLDAYRDNVNNETCNVNNMLKLTKELFKATGDVKYADYYENALINEIMASQNPETGMATYFKAMGTGYFKVFSSQFNHFWCCTGTGMENFTKLNDSLYYNNGSDLYVNMYLSSTLNWSEKGLSLTQQANLPLSDKVTFTINSASSSEVKIKFRSPAWIAAGQNITVKVNGTPINVDKANGYLDVSRVWQTGDTVELTLPTEVRVSRLTDSPNTVAFTYGPVVLSAGLGTESMTTQSHGVQVLKATKNVTIKETININTAASPSIDNWLANIKNNLVQTPGKLEFTLKNTDEDNHLVFTPHYQRYKDRYGIYFKLGTYEGKQPTDNLLDNPDIESGNTTGWTVNGAGTIASSTVQKHSGSYSLLHTGRTGAWNGPIQNITTKVQNGNTYTCSGWVILDNTASAPITMTIRKTDDNGTSYVNIATATGSNSSWVQLSGNYTLNVTGALTDLSIYFEGPDSGTNFYVDDALVKVYGKTTFYQNTSFGGTAVSLNPGSYTTAQLTAAGISDNWASSIKIPEGYTVEIYDDDNFTGTKWSFSADNSNFIEAGCNDKMSSVKIFPTLSQVKYGDINRDGTVDTIDFALLKQFLLGAQVTIDSVAADLDGDESVTAMDFAVFKKYLLGQITELPAF, encoded by the coding sequence ATGTTAAAAACTATGAGTATACTTCTACCATGCTTATTGATATTTTCACTTATATTCAGTGTACAAATACCTTTATCAGCTTCAGCAGCAAATGTTGAACTCCTAAAGCAGTTCGACATGGAACAGGTAAAAATAACAGATACATATTATGTAAATGCACTTAATAAAGAGGTTGCCTACTTGCAGGCAATTGATCCAAACCGTTTGTTGGTGGGTTTTAAGAAAACAGCTGGCTTATCAACAACTTATAGCTATTATGGAGGGTGGGAAAACAATACCCTGATTCAAGGCCATACCATGGGACATTACATGTCGGCACTTGCTCAGGCTTATAAAAACACTAAGTCCGACCCGACAGTAAATGCAGATTTGAAAAGCCGTATCGATTTGATTATATCCGAATTGCAGGCTTGTCAGAATAAAAACGGCAATGGATATTTGTTTGCAACTCCGGCTACCCAATTTGATGTTGTTGAAGGAAAGGCGTCCGGTTCAAGCTGGGTACCGTGGTATACCATGCACAAAATCATGTCCGGTCTTCTTGACATTTATAAATTTGGAGGCAACCAAACCGCATTGACAATAGCAACCAACTTGGGAAATTGGATTTACAAAAGAGTAAACGCTTGGGATTCTGCAACACAGTCAAGGGTATTGGGTGTTGAGTATGGAGGAATGAATGACTGTCTCTATGAATTGTATAAGCTGACTGGTAATGGCAACCATTTAACAGCAGCACATAAATTTGACGAAAATTCACTATTTAACACCATCGCTGCAGGCACAAACGTTTTACCCGGAAAACATGCCAATACAACTATCCCGAAATTCATCGGTGCTTTGAATCGCTACAGCACTCTAGGAACATCAGAATCATCATACTTAAAAGCGGCACAGCAGTTCTGGGCCATAGTTTTGAAAGACCATACATATGTAACAGGGGGCAACAGCGAAGATGAGCGTTTCAGGGACGCTGGCAAACTGGATGCATACAGGGATAATGTAAATAATGAAACTTGTAATGTAAATAATATGCTGAAGCTGACTAAAGAGCTGTTCAAGGCAACGGGCGACGTTAAATATGCAGATTACTATGAGAATGCATTGATAAACGAAATCATGGCTTCACAGAATCCGGAAACCGGGATGGCTACGTACTTCAAGGCTATGGGAACTGGATATTTCAAGGTATTCAGTTCCCAATTCAATCATTTCTGGTGCTGTACGGGAACGGGAATGGAGAATTTCACAAAGCTGAATGACAGCCTGTATTATAATAATGGTTCCGACCTGTATGTAAACATGTATCTGAGTTCTACCCTGAACTGGAGCGAAAAGGGTCTTTCACTGACACAGCAGGCCAATCTGCCATTATCAGATAAAGTAACCTTTACTATCAACAGTGCTTCTTCATCAGAAGTGAAAATTAAATTCAGGTCACCAGCATGGATTGCTGCAGGACAAAATATTACGGTCAAAGTTAACGGTACTCCAATTAATGTTGACAAGGCGAATGGCTATCTTGACGTCAGCAGAGTGTGGCAGACAGGAGATACGGTTGAGTTGACCCTGCCCACCGAAGTAAGGGTATCCAGACTGACTGACAGCCCCAATACGGTAGCCTTTACATATGGTCCCGTAGTATTGAGTGCAGGTCTTGGAACTGAAAGCATGACAACTCAATCACACGGGGTCCAGGTTTTAAAAGCAACGAAAAATGTGACTATCAAAGAGACTATTAATATTAATACCGCCGCCAGTCCCAGCATTGACAATTGGCTTGCCAATATAAAGAACAATTTGGTTCAAACGCCTGGGAAGCTGGAATTTACATTGAAAAATACCGACGAGGATAACCATTTGGTATTCACACCTCATTATCAAAGATACAAGGACAGGTATGGTATCTACTTCAAGCTGGGAACGTATGAGGGTAAACAACCCACGGATAATTTGCTTGACAATCCGGATATTGAGTCAGGGAACACCACAGGATGGACTGTGAATGGTGCGGGTACAATTGCCTCTTCAACAGTACAAAAGCACTCGGGAAGCTATAGTCTGCTGCATACAGGCAGGACAGGAGCCTGGAACGGGCCTATTCAGAACATTACAACAAAAGTTCAGAATGGTAACACGTATACTTGTTCCGGCTGGGTAATACTGGACAACACTGCCAGTGCCCCGATAACAATGACTATCAGAAAAACGGATGACAACGGAACTTCCTATGTCAATATTGCCACTGCTACCGGAAGCAATAGTTCCTGGGTTCAATTGTCAGGTAACTATACCTTAAATGTTACAGGTGCATTGACTGACCTGAGTATATATTTTGAAGGACCGGACAGCGGCACCAATTTTTATGTGGATGATGCCTTAGTTAAGGTTTATGGCAAAACTACCTTCTATCAGAATACTTCTTTTGGCGGTACTGCGGTGTCGCTGAATCCAGGCAGCTATACTACTGCTCAGCTCACTGCTGCAGGTATTTCTGATAACTGGGCATCATCAATCAAAATACCTGAAGGCTATACGGTTGAGATTTATGATGATGACAATTTCACTGGTACAAAGTGGTCTTTTAGTGCAGATAATTCGAACTTTATAGAAGCCGGATGCAATGACAAAATGTCTTCCGTGAAAATTTTCCCCACTCTGAGTCAAGTGAAGTATGGGGATATTAACAGGGACGGTACTGTAGATACTATTGACTTTGCACTTTTAAAGCAGTTTTTGTTGGGTGCTCAGGTCACAATTGATTCGGTAGCGGCTGATTTGGACGGCGATGAATCTGTGACGGCAATGGATTTTGCGGTATTTAAGAAGTATCTGCTGGGACAAATAACAGAGTTGCCTGCTTTTTGA
- a CDS encoding family 43 glycosylhydrolase has product MKKVCKILVLLLIFTTLFSFVCYADNPIVQTYYTADPASMIYNDTCYLYVTHDEDTTVNNFYTMNEWRCYSTTDMVNWKDCGSVLSYKTFSWAKGDAWAAQCIPRNGKFYLYVTLTNQYGARTVGVAVSDSPTGPFKDALGKPLIANNGAQDIDPTVFIDNDGQAYLYWGNGNAYYVKLNQDMISYSGSIVQVNPKPSGYIEGPWLYKRNNVYYLVYAGMGSNGENIQYATSNSPTGPWTSKGAIMNSKNSFTIHPAITDFKGKSYFFYHTGDLPGGGSYKRSVCVEEFKYNSDGTIPTIPITKTGPAQVQYLDPFVKNEAETICWESGVETEICSEGGMNVGFIENGDYIKVKGVDFGSGASSFVARVASETSGGNIELRLDSPTGKLVGTCSVSETGGWQTWSDKSCTVSGAEGVHDLYLKFTGGSGYLFNFNWWKFEKSGTPTIVGDLNGDDCVDAADYALMKKYILGLINDFPVDNDIEAGDLNKDGTIDALDCAVFKKLLLGII; this is encoded by the coding sequence ATGAAAAAAGTTTGCAAGATATTAGTACTTTTACTTATTTTTACTACGCTTTTTTCATTCGTATGTTATGCGGATAACCCGATTGTGCAGACGTATTACACTGCTGATCCGGCATCGATGATTTATAACGACACTTGTTACCTGTATGTCACACATGACGAGGATACGACTGTAAATAACTTTTATACCATGAACGAATGGAGATGCTATTCAACAACAGATATGGTAAATTGGAAAGATTGCGGTTCAGTACTGTCTTACAAAACATTCAGCTGGGCAAAAGGAGATGCATGGGCAGCACAGTGTATACCTAGAAATGGAAAGTTCTATTTATATGTTACACTTACTAACCAATATGGTGCGAGAACAGTAGGTGTTGCAGTGTCAGACAGCCCTACAGGACCATTTAAAGACGCTCTTGGGAAGCCTTTAATTGCAAATAACGGGGCACAGGATATTGATCCTACCGTATTTATCGATAATGACGGGCAAGCCTACTTGTATTGGGGAAATGGCAATGCATACTATGTGAAATTAAATCAGGATATGATTTCCTACTCAGGAAGCATAGTACAAGTAAACCCAAAGCCGTCAGGGTATATAGAGGGTCCATGGCTTTATAAACGAAACAATGTATACTATTTGGTATATGCAGGTATGGGTTCAAATGGCGAAAATATACAATATGCTACAAGCAACAGTCCTACAGGCCCATGGACTTCAAAGGGTGCTATTATGAACTCAAAAAACAGCTTCACAATTCATCCTGCCATAACCGACTTTAAAGGAAAATCATACTTTTTCTATCATACAGGTGATTTGCCGGGAGGAGGCAGCTACAAACGTTCAGTTTGTGTAGAAGAGTTTAAATACAATTCTGACGGTACGATACCAACTATCCCTATAACTAAAACCGGCCCTGCTCAGGTTCAATACCTTGATCCATTTGTTAAAAACGAGGCTGAAACAATCTGCTGGGAGTCCGGAGTTGAAACAGAAATATGCAGTGAAGGCGGAATGAATGTAGGCTTTATCGAAAACGGGGATTATATAAAGGTAAAAGGTGTAGATTTTGGCTCGGGAGCATCATCATTTGTTGCCAGGGTTGCTTCAGAAACAAGCGGCGGGAATATAGAACTACGACTTGACAGTCCTACAGGCAAACTGGTTGGAACTTGTTCAGTAAGCGAAACGGGCGGATGGCAGACCTGGAGTGATAAGTCCTGTACAGTAAGCGGTGCTGAGGGAGTACATGACTTATATCTGAAATTCACCGGAGGAAGCGGTTACCTGTTTAATTTCAATTGGTGGAAGTTCGAAAAAAGCGGAACACCTACAATTGTTGGAGACCTCAATGGGGATGACTGTGTAGATGCTGCAGATTATGCATTGATGAAGAAATATATTCTGGGATTAATTAATGATTTTCCTGTAGATAACGACATTGAAGCAGGAGATTTAAATAAGGACGGAACTATTGATGCACTAGATTGTGCCGTTTTCAAGAAACTTCTGTTAGGTATTATTTAA
- a CDS encoding carbohydrate-binding protein, with amino-acid sequence MKKVRTVSTIIFLGLMITVIMVLNTGAWDNGLAKTPPMGWNSWNIFHGDINETKIKQIADTMVSSGMKEAGYVYLNLDDNWMANPARDSNGNLRADPTRFPSGIRALADYVHAKGLKLGIYGCRGTMTCMNIPQSGSKGYEDKDAKTFASWGIDYLKYDNCNIPNGSDMKTDYQKMQTALANCGRPIVFSICAWGYQSWMPATGNLWRTTGDIADKWDNGNEWFKGIINAIDGNAQYTSSAAPGAWNDPDMLEIGNGGCTTEEYRTQMSMWSMMASPLIAGNDIRTMSQTTKDILLNKEVIAIDQDPAGVQGKRVKSANGLEIWVKPLGTNGTTKAVALLNRNSATSNITVNWSDIGVSGSVTVRDLWAKSDKGSFTGSYTASVPSHGTVLIKISTEPPAPVDATKQIEAESYSNQSGIQTETCSEGGEDVGFIENGDYTVYSNVDFGDGVGGFQARVASATSGGNIEIRLDSPAGTLIGTCPVAGTGDWQTYTDVKCTVSGATGKHDVYLVFKGDSGYLFNLNWFTFTPGSVNTGTLGDLNSDGQVDAIDLQLLKKYILGLGAIENTKLADLDANGDINAIDFSLLKQFLLGIRTSFPGQGAA; translated from the coding sequence ATGAAAAAAGTTCGTACAGTCAGTACAATTATCTTTTTAGGACTTATGATTACCGTAATTATGGTTTTGAATACTGGTGCATGGGATAACGGTCTTGCAAAAACACCACCGATGGGATGGAACAGTTGGAACATATTCCATGGAGACATTAATGAAACTAAAATCAAACAGATTGCTGATACCATGGTAAGCTCGGGTATGAAGGAAGCTGGCTATGTATACCTGAATCTGGATGATAACTGGATGGCAAATCCTGCAAGAGATTCCAATGGGAACTTGCGGGCCGATCCTACACGATTCCCAAGTGGGATTAGGGCTTTAGCTGATTATGTACATGCAAAAGGTCTCAAACTAGGGATATACGGATGTCGTGGAACAATGACCTGTATGAATATTCCTCAAAGCGGAAGCAAGGGTTATGAGGACAAGGATGCAAAGACATTTGCTTCATGGGGAATTGATTACCTTAAATATGATAACTGCAATATACCTAACGGAAGTGACATGAAAACCGATTACCAGAAAATGCAGACCGCTCTTGCAAATTGCGGAAGACCAATAGTATTCAGTATATGTGCATGGGGATATCAGAGCTGGATGCCTGCAACAGGTAATTTATGGCGTACTACCGGGGATATCGCTGATAAGTGGGATAACGGAAACGAATGGTTCAAAGGTATTATAAATGCAATTGATGGTAATGCACAATACACAAGTTCAGCCGCACCCGGTGCATGGAATGATCCTGATATGCTTGAAATCGGAAACGGTGGATGTACAACAGAGGAATACCGTACACAGATGAGTATGTGGAGTATGATGGCTTCTCCCCTTATTGCAGGAAATGATATAAGGACCATGTCACAGACAACAAAGGATATTCTATTGAATAAGGAAGTAATAGCAATAGACCAGGATCCTGCAGGAGTTCAGGGAAAAAGAGTTAAAAGTGCAAATGGTCTTGAGATTTGGGTAAAACCACTGGGTACGAATGGTACAACTAAGGCAGTTGCTTTATTGAACAGGAATTCGGCAACATCCAATATTACAGTTAATTGGTCAGATATAGGTGTAAGTGGAAGTGTTACGGTCAGGGATTTGTGGGCTAAATCTGACAAAGGCAGTTTTACGGGCTCATACACAGCGTCTGTTCCTTCACATGGAACTGTTTTGATTAAGATTTCCACTGAGCCGCCGGCACCTGTTGATGCAACAAAGCAAATAGAAGCAGAGAGTTATAGCAATCAGTCAGGAATCCAGACAGAAACCTGTTCGGAAGGCGGAGAGGATGTAGGCTTTATCGAAAACGGGGACTATACTGTTTACAGCAATGTGGATTTCGGTGATGGAGTCGGAGGCTTCCAGGCAAGAGTAGCAAGTGCGACCAGCGGAGGCAATATTGAGATTAGACTTGACAGCCCTGCCGGGACTTTAATTGGAACCTGTCCGGTTGCCGGAACAGGGGATTGGCAGACTTATACTGATGTAAAATGTACTGTCAGCGGGGCAACAGGAAAACATGATGTATACCTTGTATTTAAAGGAGATAGCGGATATTTATTCAACCTTAATTGGTTCACATTTACTCCAGGAAGTGTCAATACGGGTACATTGGGTGATTTAAATTCCGACGGACAAGTAGACGCGATAGATTTACAGTTATTGAAAAAGTATATTTTAGGACTGGGAGCAATCGAAAATACAAAACTGGCAGATTTGGATGCCAACGGAGATATCAATGCAATAGATTTTTCACTGCTGAAACAATTCTTACTAGGCATAAGGACCAGCTTTCCGGGGCAGGGGGCAGCATAA